The sequence TTGTTGGAGAAAGCGATCCCGAAGATCTGGCTCCAGAAGCGGTTGGCGGTGACCATCGAATAGGTCTCTTCTTCCTGAGTGGGCTCGAACGCCTTAAAGGTGTTGGCCTGCTCGCTGTCCTCAAACAGGGTGTTCTCCACGGTGGCGCCGTGGATGGCACACAGCAGTGCGCCGCCGAGGATGCCGGCCACGCCCATCATGTGGAAGGGGTTCAGGGTCCAGTTGTGGAAGCCCTGGAGGAACAGCAGGAAGCGGAAGATCGCTGCCACGCCGAAGCTCGGAGCGAAGAACCAGCTGCTCTGGCCGAGGGGGTACATCAGGAAAACACTGACGAACACCGCAATCGGGCCGGAGAAGGCGATGGCGTTGTAAGGACGGATGCCGACCAGGCGAGCAATCTCGAACTGACGCAGCATGAAGCCGATCAGGGAGAAGGCGCCGTGCAGGGCTACGAAGGTCCACAGGCCGCCGAGCTGGCACCAGCGCACGAAGTCGCCCTGGGCTTCTGGGCCCCAGAGAAGAAGAAGGGAGTGGCCCATGGCATCAGCCGGGCTGCTCACCGCAGCGGTGAGGAAATTGCAGCCCTCCAGATAGGAGCTGGCAATGCCGTGGGTGTACCAGGAAGTGACAAAGGTGGTGCCGGTCAGCCAGCCACCCAGTGCCAGATAGGCAGTGGGGAACAGGAGCAGACCCGACCACCCGACAAAAACGAAGCGGTCGCGCTTGAGCCAGTCATCGAGGACGTCAAACCATCCCCGCTGCGGCGCGCGCCCTACAGCGATCGTCATGGGTGGGAAAACCGCGAGCTGTGGGTTACCGGGCGATGGTAACAACGTTCATTGGTGCTGCGAGAGGGGTTTTGACGGGCTGACACGGCACGTCACCATTGCATTTTGGGTATATGTGCCTAGCTCCCTCCCGGAGCGGTGCGCGAGGGAGCGAAGATGGCAGGCCCTCGGATCCTGCCCTCCATGGCATCGGCCTCCGCCGCCAAGGCTGCCCCGTCCTCTGATCTGCTCGAGCAGGCGGTGGTCGGCTCTCGCCGTCTCTCCAATGTCTTGGTGGCTGCTGTGGTCAGTACCGGTGGCCTTGGCTTTCTCCTCACCAGCGCTTCGAGCTATCTGGGTAAGGATCTGCTGCCCATTGGAAACCCAGCGGCCCTCGCCTGGGTGCCCCAGGGTTTGGTGATGGGCCTTTACGGCATTGCCGCGGCTTTGCTCTCGACCTACCTCTGGGCCGTGATCGCCATCGATGTCGGCGCCGGCAGCAACAGCTTCAATAAAAAGAGTGGAAACCTGACCGTCACCCGCCGTGGCTTCCGGGAGTTGATCAGCGTCACCACACCCCTCAAAGAGATCCAGGCCGTCAAGATCGATGTCCGCGATGGCTTGAATCCCCGCCGTCGTCTCGCACTTCGGATCCAGGGTCGCCGCGATCTGCCCCTGACGACCGTGGGTGAGCCAATGCCCCTGGTTGAACTGGAGCGCGGCGGTGCTGAACTGGCCCGCTTCCTCGGTGTTCCCCTGGAGGGCGTCTAAGCGATGGTCCGCTCGATTGTTCTGGCTCTGCTGCTAGCCCTCAGTCCCTTTGGCTTGGTGGCCTGCGCGGCCCCCTCGCCGACTGCGAACTATGGCTGCGGTACATCCGGTGTGCCTTGCCTGAAAGGCAAAGCCCTGGTGGAACTCAAAACCAGCAAGGGCGTTGTTGAGCTGAGCCTGGATGGCGCTGAGGCCCCTCTGACAGCGGGCAACTTCGTTGATCTGGTTCGCCGCGGCGCCTACAACGGAACCATCTTTCACCGGGTGGTCAAAGAGCCGATTCCCTTTGTCGTCCAAGGCGGCGATCCCCAGAGCTCGAAGCCCGATACCCCTGTCTCAGCCCTAGGCACCGGCAGTTTCATCGACCCCTCCAGCGGTCAACCGCGGTTCATCCCGCTGGAGCTGTTGTTCGAGGGCGAGTCCAGCCCCCGTTACGGCGAGATTGTGACGAGCCCCACCCAGCAGCAGCGCCTGAAGCTGCCCCACGAACGCGGCTCTCTAGCCATGGCTCGCTCCAGCGACCCCAACTCGGCGAGTGCGCAGTTCTACATCTCGCTTCGGGCGTTGCCTGAATTGGATGGTCGCTACGCCGTGTTTGGCCGGGTGAGCAAAGGGATGGATGTCGTCGATCAGATCAACCAGGGCGACAAGTTGATCAGCGCCAGCGTCCTCGAAGGGGGAACGCTGGTACGCGATGCCGACTAGGCCGGAACCCGCTTATCCAAGCTGGTGACCTTCAGATAGGCCGTATTCACTCCGGAGGCACGCTCCAGAGCGATGCGGCCGGTGCGGGCAATTTCCAGGATCCCGTAGCTCTCGAGGACGTTCGTAATCGCGACGAGCTTGCCGGGGTCGCCCACCACTTCAATCACCAGGGCGCTGTCGGCCACGTCCACGACCTTGGCGCGGAAGACCTGGACCAGATCAAGGATTGCCGCACGGTTCTCAGGCGGTGCCGAGACTTTGATCAGCATCAGTTCCCGCTCCACTGAAGGGATCGGGGTGAGGTCGGTGACCGCCAGCACATTCACCAGCTTGTCGAGTTGCTTGGTGAGTTGCTCCAGGGTTTGTGCGTCACCATCCACCACCATGGTGAGACGGGATTTGCCGCGGTTCTCCGCCGGGCCAACGGCCAGGCTTTCGATGTTGAAGCCGCGACGGGCGAACAGACCAGCGATGCGGCTGAGCGCACCGGATTCGTCTTCCACCAGCACCGAGAGGGTGTGCTTCATGCCCAGGGCTGTTCGCGTGGCTGACCGGTACCCAAGTTACGTGCCAGCCAGGTGATCACCACGGTGTTGAACAGGTCAGGCCGCTCGTCATGGGGGCAGTGGCCCAGCTCCTGAAGCAACTGCAGCTGCAAATCACTTTTGTGGGGCTGCAGTTGTCTGCTGATTTGCGGCGGGACCAGGCGGTCCTGGCTTCCCCAGAGCACCAGCAGCGGCTGCTGCATGCGCTGGAGCAGCGGAGCGGCGGTGGCTTCCCGGGGCCTGAGGGCCATGCCGATGCTCATGGCTCTCAGGGCCTGGGCCGCCTGGGGGCGCAGGGCTGGACGGGCGATCAGTCGCCTGAGTTCGCTATCCACCGCGCCTTGGTCCTGGTAAGCGCTGCGTAGCCCCAGATCCAGCAGCGGTGTCCGGGCGATCAGAGGCACTAGGAGCTCCAGCGGCAGGATCCGGCAGAGGACGACCACCACCCGGCGCTTCCAGAGACGGCGCCAGGGGGCCCGCCGCCGCCTCAGGGGCAGGAGCAGCGTGGGGTCGGGTAAGGGAGCGGCCACCACCCCCTGCACCCAAGTGGGGAAAAACACAGCACAGGTCACGGCCACCAGGCTCCCCAAGGAATTGCCCACGAGCACGGCCGGTCCTTGGACGACCTGCTCGAGGAACCCCTGGAGCTGCCGTGCCCAAAGCCGGTTGTCAAGAGGCCTGTGGCGGCGATGTCGTGGCTGGCTGGAGTCGCCAAAGCCCACCAGGTCAATGGCATAGACGCACCAGCCGGCCTCGGCGAGCGTCGCGGCGTTGTGGCGCCAGTGACCGCTGGCAGCACCAAAGCCATGGATCAGGACCAGGGCGGGGGCATTCCGCTCTCCGATGACCCGCCAATGACAGGTGTGGCCCTGCCAGTGCCAGCTCCCGTGCTCGCCCCAATGCACTCCCGCAGAGGCAGGCTGGAGATTCAATCGCGGTGGCGCAGTCACAGTGGCCGACACGGCTAGCCCAACTCACTATTGCGAAGGAGCGGCGCAACTGCTGCTGGGGCCTGGCTTTTTTCGGCCGCAATCGCGCCCGTCCCGGGATGCCGGGGTGCTGCTCAGCCGTTGGCTGACCCGGGATCGGCCCGGGCGGGTGCTTGATGTGATGGCCGGTTGCGGGATCCGGGCCCTGCGCTACGGGCTGGAGGGACGGGCCCAGGAGGTTTGGGCCAACGACGCCGATCTCGATCGCTTGCCCTTGCTGAAGGGCAACCTGCAGCCCCTGCAAAACGGTCGCCTGGAGATCAGTGCCCGCACGGCCCAGCACCTGTTGGCCGATTGCCTGATGCAGCAGCGCCGCTTTGATCTGCTCGATCTCGACGCCTTTGGCTGCCCCACAGCCCTGGTCCCCTTGGCTCTAGAGGCCCTGGAATTTGGTGGGGTCCTTTACCTGGCGAGCACCGACGGTCGCTCCCCCACGGGCCACGACCGACCCGCGGCCATTCGCTCCTTGGGTGCCGCAGCCCGTGCCCATCCCTCCAGCTGGGAGTTGGCCCTGCGCCTGCAGCTGGCGGTGGTGGCGAAGGCGGCGTGGGCCATGGGCAGAGGGATTCGGCCCCTCTTTTCGTTTAGTGAGGGCCGGACGTTTCGCACGGCGATTCAGCTGCTGCGACGCCCGGCGCCCCGGGAGGAGGAGCAGCTGGGGCTTTGGGCCTATTGCCACCGCTGCGCCGAGCAGTCTCAGCAAAGTCTGCTGCGGCTGCGCCGCTGGCCTGGCTGTGGCTGCGGCGATGACCCGGCGGCGCCCCTGGCGATTTCGGGTCCCCTCTGGTTGGGCCCCCTGCAGGATCCTCAGGTCCTGGGTGAATTGCTTCAGGAAGCCCAGTCACTGCCCAAGGAAAGCCTGGTCCCAGCGAGCCGGCGCCTGCTGGAGGGACTGCAGGCCGATGACGGCCTACCGGTGACCTGTTGGCCGGTGGATGCCCTGGCCAAACGCCTGGGGAGTGGTCCGCCTCGGTTGGATGCGCTCATCGGCTGCCTTCGGGGTGAGGGCTTTGAGGCCAAGCGCTCAGGGGTGATGTCTGCTCAGTTCCGCTCCAATGCGCCCTTCTCGCGCGTCGTGGAGCTGGCTTCTGCGCTAAACAGGTAGGCGTTACGGCTTGGGTTCATGGCCTCGGAAATCTTTGGCACCGCAGCGCTGTTCTGGATTCTGATCCCCCTGGGTCTGGTCGGTGGTGCCCTGCTGCTGAAGCTCCAAGGCGACAGCTGACCAGGGACGCGTCTGAATCGCCGGCCGGTTCGGCTCGCCTTTAGGCTCGAGCGTCTCTTGAGTCAGCTCGATGCAGGTCCTGGTGATCGGTGGAACAGGAACCCTGGGTCGCCAGATCGCGCGTCAGGCCCTGGATGCCGGACATCAGGTTCGTTGCATGGTGCGCTCCCCGCGCAAAGCAGCGTTTTTGCAGGAGTGGGGCTGTGAGCTCACCCGCGGAGATCTGCTCGAGCCTGACAGCCTGGACTACGCCCTCGAGGGTCAAGAAGCTGTCATTGACGCCGCGACGGCTCGAGCCACGGACCCTGGAAGCGTCTACGACACCGACTGGACAGGAAAGCTCAACCTCTTGAATGCCTGTGAGCGGGCTGGGGTGAAGCGCTTCGTCTTTCTGTCACTCCTTGGTGCTGAGAAGCACCGGGACGTCCCTTTGATGGACATCAAGTACTGCACCGAGCAGGCGCTGATTGATTCCGATTTCGATTACACGATCCTCCGGGGTGTGGCCTTTATGCAGGGACTGATCAGTCAGATCGCGATCCCTGTTTTGGAAAATCAGACCGTCTGGGTGAGCGGCACGCCAACTCCGGTTGCCTACATGAATACCCAGGACCTGGCGCGTTTTGCGGTGGCGGCCCTGAGCCGTGCTGAGACCAGCCGCAAGGCTTTCCCAGTGGTGGGGAACCGCGCTTGGAGCACCGGTGAGATCACCCAGATGTGTGAGAAGTACTCCGCCAAGAGCGCCCGGGTGATTCGGGTTCAGCCGTTCCTGCTGCGCTTGATGCAGGGCATCAGTTCGTTCTTCGAGCCGTCGGTGAACGTGGCCGAGCGCCTGGCCTTCGACAAGGTGATGGGTGGTGGCGAAGCCCTGTCTGCACCGATGGAGGAGAGCTACGCCGCCTTCGGTCTGGATCCCGCGGAGACCACCGAGATGGAGGCCTATCTCAAGGAGTACTACGACACGATCCTGAAGCGTCTTCGGGACATGGAGGCTGACCTGGACAAGGACGCCAAGAAGAAACTGCCCTTCTGATCCAGTAAGCACTGGCGACCTGACTGGTTCGCTTGTACTATTGATTGACGATTGAGGTTTTGCGGTGGCCATTGCTCAGATCAAGAACCTGCAGCGCCGTCTTGGTTTGCTTGAGCAAGAGGCCGTTGATGAGGTGAGCCGCGCCTGCGGCAGTGATCTCTGGCAGACCGTCGGTTTTGACGTGGTCGACAGCATGGAGGATGCTGACCGCCGTGCCCGCGCGAACTACTACTACGGCCAGCTGCAGGTGGTGCGTGAGCTGAAGGACGCTTTGGGCTAGAGATCTTGGCGATTCCGGCGGTCGGCCCAAGCTGCCGACTTGTTATCTCTAGTTGTTACCCGTCTGAGGGCGCAAGGAAGCCTTGATCAGGTTTCTTGATAGTCGCTTTTCTTTGCTTGCAGGGGTGCTTTTCCCTTATTGAGGCTCTCCATTACCCCTCAGGGGGTAGTTGCCTTGGGCCTTAAGAGAACAAGTGCTCAAAAATCCGAGGAAAAATCCCCCGACCTGCTGAGACAGGGAGCTTCATGACACGTCCTGTCCTCAGCAAGAGCGCATAGATGCTCCTTGCAGCCCTAGCCAGCGTCGTGATCGCCTCCTGTTACGACGGGAATACCTGCCGCCCCCTTATCGGTGAGCGGATCCGGCTGGCCTGCATCGATGCCCCAGAGCTCGAAGGACGGAGGGCCAACCCAATACCTGCCAAAGCCTCAAGGGACTACTTGCGATCGCTGGTGCTCGGCAGGACCGACAACCTGCGCCGGATAACGACCGATCGGTACGGGGGCACCGTTGGAGAGCTCTTCGTGGGTGGAACCAACGTCCAGCAGCAGATGGTCAGGAGTGGCTACGCAGCGATCTGCTGGAAGTACGCAGACCAGTGGTCTTGGACCAGGTAGGTCCGAGGACTTGAGTAAGCCGATCCCGGATGAAGAGAAGGACTTGCATTGGCCTGCGCCTCACCAATGAGGGCTAGACCAAAAGCAGACACGGAAAGGCTGTGGAACCACTCACCGATGGCGTCCTCATCGTTCTGTTCCTCTGGGCAGTAGCGGCGGTCATCCGCAAGAAGACGGCAAAGGAGCCAGACCCTTTCTGCCACGTCTTCTTTAGAGAAGCCGACGAGCACCCGATGAGTGACTGCTCGTAATTTGAACGGGGCGCAGCTTGGTAGCGCGGGTGCTTTGGGAGCACTAGGTCGCAGGTTCGAATCCTGTCGCCCCGATTGATTTCTCAGCGAAAGTCATCACGCTGGGCACGCAAAAGGCACGCAAAGCCCATCCTCTAGGTCGGCAGCAACACCTCATGCGCTGTTGCAC is a genomic window of Synechococcus sp. A10-1-5-1 containing:
- the ilvN gene encoding acetolactate synthase small subunit → MKHTLSVLVEDESGALSRIAGLFARRGFNIESLAVGPAENRGKSRLTMVVDGDAQTLEQLTKQLDKLVNVLAVTDLTPIPSVERELMLIKVSAPPENRAAILDLVQVFRAKVVDVADSALVIEVVGDPGKLVAITNVLESYGILEIARTGRIALERASGVNTAYLKVTSLDKRVPA
- a CDS encoding N2,N2-dimethylguanosine tRNA methyltransferase, producing the protein MADTASPTHYCEGAAQLLLGPGFFRPQSRPSRDAGVLLSRWLTRDRPGRVLDVMAGCGIRALRYGLEGRAQEVWANDADLDRLPLLKGNLQPLQNGRLEISARTAQHLLADCLMQQRRFDLLDLDAFGCPTALVPLALEALEFGGVLYLASTDGRSPTGHDRPAAIRSLGAAARAHPSSWELALRLQLAVVAKAAWAMGRGIRPLFSFSEGRTFRTAIQLLRRPAPREEEQLGLWAYCHRCAEQSQQSLLRLRRWPGCGCGDDPAAPLAISGPLWLGPLQDPQVLGELLQEAQSLPKESLVPASRRLLEGLQADDGLPVTCWPVDALAKRLGSGPPRLDALIGCLRGEGFEAKRSGVMSAQFRSNAPFSRVVELASALNR
- the psbD gene encoding photosystem II D2 protein (photosystem q(a) protein), which codes for MTIAVGRAPQRGWFDVLDDWLKRDRFVFVGWSGLLLFPTAYLALGGWLTGTTFVTSWYTHGIASSYLEGCNFLTAAVSSPADAMGHSLLLLWGPEAQGDFVRWCQLGGLWTFVALHGAFSLIGFMLRQFEIARLVGIRPYNAIAFSGPIAVFVSVFLMYPLGQSSWFFAPSFGVAAIFRFLLFLQGFHNWTLNPFHMMGVAGILGGALLCAIHGATVENTLFEDSEQANTFKAFEPTQEEETYSMVTANRFWSQIFGIAFSNKRWLHFFMLFVPVMGLWTSSIGIIGLALNLRAYDFVSQEIRAAEDPEFETFYTKNILLNEGLRAWMAPADQPHENFVFPEEVLPRGNAL
- a CDS encoding photosystem I assembly protein Ycf4; this encodes MASASAAKAAPSSDLLEQAVVGSRRLSNVLVAAVVSTGGLGFLLTSASSYLGKDLLPIGNPAALAWVPQGLVMGLYGIAAALLSTYLWAVIAIDVGAGSNSFNKKSGNLTVTRRGFRELISVTTPLKEIQAVKIDVRDGLNPRRRLALRIQGRRDLPLTTVGEPMPLVELERGGAELARFLGVPLEGV
- a CDS encoding alpha/beta fold hydrolase, producing the protein MNLQPASAGVHWGEHGSWHWQGHTCHWRVIGERNAPALVLIHGFGAASGHWRHNAATLAEAGWCVYAIDLVGFGDSSQPRHRRHRPLDNRLWARQLQGFLEQVVQGPAVLVGNSLGSLVAVTCAVFFPTWVQGVVAAPLPDPTLLLPLRRRRAPWRRLWKRRVVVVLCRILPLELLVPLIARTPLLDLGLRSAYQDQGAVDSELRRLIARPALRPQAAQALRAMSIGMALRPREATAAPLLQRMQQPLLVLWGSQDRLVPPQISRQLQPHKSDLQLQLLQELGHCPHDERPDLFNTVVITWLARNLGTGQPREQPWA
- a CDS encoding NAD(P)H-binding protein: MQVLVIGGTGTLGRQIARQALDAGHQVRCMVRSPRKAAFLQEWGCELTRGDLLEPDSLDYALEGQEAVIDAATARATDPGSVYDTDWTGKLNLLNACERAGVKRFVFLSLLGAEKHRDVPLMDIKYCTEQALIDSDFDYTILRGVAFMQGLISQIAIPVLENQTVWVSGTPTPVAYMNTQDLARFAVAALSRAETSRKAFPVVGNRAWSTGEITQMCEKYSAKSARVIRVQPFLLRLMQGISSFFEPSVNVAERLAFDKVMGGGEALSAPMEESYAAFGLDPAETTEMEAYLKEYYDTILKRLRDMEADLDKDAKKKLPF
- the petM gene encoding cytochrome b6-f complex subunit PetM, translated to MASEIFGTAALFWILIPLGLVGGALLLKLQGDS
- a CDS encoding thermonuclease family protein, translating into MLLAALASVVIASCYDGNTCRPLIGERIRLACIDAPELEGRRANPIPAKASRDYLRSLVLGRTDNLRRITTDRYGGTVGELFVGGTNVQQQMVRSGYAAICWKYADQWSWTR
- a CDS encoding peptidylprolyl isomerase; the encoded protein is MVRSIVLALLLALSPFGLVACAAPSPTANYGCGTSGVPCLKGKALVELKTSKGVVELSLDGAEAPLTAGNFVDLVRRGAYNGTIFHRVVKEPIPFVVQGGDPQSSKPDTPVSALGTGSFIDPSSGQPRFIPLELLFEGESSPRYGEIVTSPTQQQRLKLPHERGSLAMARSSDPNSASAQFYISLRALPELDGRYAVFGRVSKGMDVVDQINQGDKLISASVLEGGTLVRDAD